The genomic window GCCGTCATGATCTCTCCTCATTCCCCTCCCGATGGGCTCGATCTATAGCCTACCCGTCCGGCGCTGTCCCGCGGCGAGGCGCCCGAGACCTGGTCCTGAGGAGTCGGCGTCAATGAAGAGAGGGCTGGCGTGCGGGCCGGAACATGTTAACGAAGCCACGATGACAGATGCACCCCGGTCCTCCCGCGCTTTTGCCCGCGTCTTTGCGCCCTTCAGGCAACAGGCCATGATGCTGAAAGCCGTCAGCTTTGCGTCGATCGGCGTGGTCAACGCTGCGGTGAACTACCTTATTTTCTGGCTCGTGCTGCGCCTGCTGGGCGCTGTACCCGCCCTGGCGGGCTCCGTCCAGTCGGTTGCTGCTTTTTGCGGCTGCGCATCGGCGGAGAATACGGGGATCATCATTGCCAATGTGATCGCCTGGTCGATCGCGGTCTCAGGCTCCTATGTCATGAACTCGCTGATCACCTTCGCGGCCGAATCCGGCCGCAAACTGACCTGGCGTGCTTATGCAACCTTCGCCGTTTCCGGCGTGCTCGGCCTGATCGCCGACACCACGACGCTGCTGATTGCGAAGGAGTTTCTGCCGATCATGCTGGCGAAGC from Pseudorhodoplanes sp. includes these protein-coding regions:
- a CDS encoding GtrA family protein; the protein is MTDAPRSSRAFARVFAPFRQQAMMLKAVSFASIGVVNAAVNYLIFWLVLRLLGAVPALAGSVQSVAAFCGCASAENTGIIIANVIAWSIAVSGSYVMNSLITFAAESGRKLTWRAYATFAVSGVLGLIADTTTLLIAKEFLPIMLAKLVAIGAGFVVNFSMSHFVVFRPRGTKTRESTES